Genomic DNA from Methanosarcina sp. MTP4:
TGTATCTTTAACAAATTGTAAAATTACAGTCGCTGTAAAAGACAGCAGTGATAACAGCATTGTGTACTACGCTATTAAAGAGAATACTACTGATCTTGATGTATTTGAAGTCAAAAATTTCACAGAAATTGTCTCCAATGAAGACTGGCTTAAATGGAACACCGGAATAAATACGGGTCAATACCATGTCTGGGGTGAACTGGAAGTTGGAGGCGAAACAAAAGAAGGATGGACCTCTTCCTTTGAAGTTGGGAATGAAGAAAGAGTAGCTTTCCAAAACTTCAGGACGGAAAATATTTCTTATCAGAAAAATCAAATCGTTAACTTAAACGAAAGTGCAAGTTTGCTTAACGTAGGGAATCAAGAAATAAGCGGAAATTTAGTAACAAAAATCTGGAAATATGATAACACAACCAAAACATGGGACAAGAACTTCGATGTGGTAAAAACAAGTTATATTTCTTTGAATCCTGGAGAGAGTTATAATCTTAAAGATTATTGGCCTGGTTGGTCTACAAATACGTACTCAGATGGAACATATAAAGTGTACATGGCTATTATCGATGGCACTGGAAAAGTGAAGGATCAACTGGTTGGAACCAGATCTATTGGAAAAATGGAGATCACATTACCTTGCGTAACTGTTGATAAATATGTAGACCCCGTGGATGTTAGTTGTGGAGATGTGCAGACAAAGGTGTCTCTGATAGTGGGATCTAGCGGTTGCTCTGTAAGAGATTCTGGAACTTTTGTGATAGGAGAAAATAATACCGTATCTGAACTTGACATTGTTTTCGTTGTGGATACATCTGGAAGCATGTATAACGAATGGAATGATTTGTGTAGCATAATGGGTGACATCGTCAATCAGTTATCTGATGACACTCATGTTACATACAAAATATATGGGCTCGGCAGGAATTATAAATGTTCAGATGATTATCTTGCTATGCATAGCGAGAGTTGGGGGCCGGGAACTGAATACGTCGCCAAAAATTACCCATGGAGAGCTGGTGCGACCAGGGTAATATTCCCGATATCTGATGAAGGTCCATATGCAGGTGGAACATCTTACTCAACTACAATGAGCCTTGCAGATGATGAGTCGGTGCAAAAAGCGATCGATGCATGTAAGGAGAATTCTGTAATAGTTTATCCTATGTATGGAGACAATTCCGGAATTGAATATGTAATAATCCAGATGCAAAAGTTGGCTGATGGTACGGGAGGCGAAATAGCTTATTGGAGAGATATAGAAACTGCTAAAAAATCAATAACATGCAATCTTTTCAAAGAAATAAAAATTGCAGGTAAAAATGTTCTCCTTACAGAAAACATAATAGATAAACAGGGCTCTTCAGAACCTGATTGGAATTCTTTCAAGTTTGACGGTAGCTCAATACCCCAGAGTGAGTTGAAGATAGTATCTTCTGGTGGCATAAAGAGCGTTACTTTTGATAATAGCTATGATAAAAACTATCTTGATTTGACTTCAATAAGCTCTAACCCTCTCGAGAGAAAGACCATTTCGTATGAAGTTACTCTTCCAAATGTACTTTCTGGAGAAAAAAGAGATATTACTGAAAAAGGTTCCTTCACCTATGAAGATGCATTTTCAGGTGTCAGAACCTCCCCTATAGAGATCCCGGTTGCTTTTGTTCAGGCAAGTTCTGAAGCAGATGTTCTGGTAGTAGTGGATCCATTAAGGTTGAAAGAGGTTTACGATGTAAATGAAGTAGACAGTTTAATGAATAATTTAAAAAGTTATTGTTTAAACAACAATGGTGTGCTTTATAACCTATCTGTCTATCGGCTAGAGTGGGAAAGTGACCATGGAGACGCCTATAATGGGATTTATAACCTGCCTGATCTTGAATGTACGGAGAATGGAAGATGGCAGTGGAACGGTTGGCCTCAATATGCAAGTGGTATAATGCATACTCTTGCTATCGATAGAAAAGTAGACCATGTGCTTCTTGTTGGTTCGGATATCATTATACCTTACCACAGAATAAGTAGTCCAAGTTCTGAGCTTGGTTATCGATATACTACGCAAGGTATTCATGATATCTTATGGAGCGACATGCCATATAGTGATTTAAATGGTGATGATTGGCCTGACATTTCGATTTCAAGATTGATTGGGACTCCTTCTATTATGGCTTCTACTCTGATTCAGGCCTCTACGCAGTATAAAACAGAGAATGTAACTGTTGTAAGCTGTGCGTTGGGCTTGTCTGAAACTAAACAAGTTGCGAATTTACTCAACACTAGTTGGGGATTTGAAAATGACAGTGTGTATAGATATTATGAAGAAAAAGATGACATAGCAGATATTACTGCGGGGAGATTAACATTCCTGAATAGGTTAGATGAGGAAAACACTCTGATTTACACTGTGTGTCATGGTAATAATTTTAGAGATCCTGGGTTTGATATTCATAGATTCAGTGATCATACTACCTTCGAGCCTTATAAGAAGATAATAAGAGCTGATGAGGTACTTTTATCCGAGACTCATCCTTTCTTTGCTACAATAGCTTGTCATGGAGGTTCGACATATTCTGATGATTCTCCTGATACTAATATGCCACTTTCATTTTTAGACGAAGGAGCGACAGGCTATTTGGGTTCGACTGGAGGTACTCCTTACGCTGGTAATGATTTTTTTGATGGATTTTTTGATATACTAAAGAAAAATAGCACAGGGAAAAGTGTTCTCATGGCAAAGAGAAAGATGCTTTTTGCCAATAACGATCCTCACCATCAAATGGTA
This window encodes:
- a CDS encoding DUF11 domain-containing protein, translated to MKISQKVKKIFGYFLLISLLLCMVPGAVAEEEIGERAVFTVHWETPSCPVGYPCETKPLVYANQFVNISGAVKNVGDVSLTNCKITVAVKDSSDNSIVYYAIKENTTDLDVFEVKNFTEIVSNEDWLKWNTGINTGQYHVWGELEVGGETKEGWTSSFEVGNEERVAFQNFRTENISYQKNQIVNLNESASLLNVGNQEISGNLVTKIWKYDNTTKTWDKNFDVVKTSYISLNPGESYNLKDYWPGWSTNTYSDGTYKVYMAIIDGTGKVKDQLVGTRSIGKMEITLPCVTVDKYVDPVDVSCGDVQTKVSLIVGSSGCSVRDSGTFVIGENNTVSELDIVFVVDTSGSMYNEWNDLCSIMGDIVNQLSDDTHVTYKIYGLGRNYKCSDDYLAMHSESWGPGTEYVAKNYPWRAGATRVIFPISDEGPYAGGTSYSTTMSLADDESVQKAIDACKENSVIVYPMYGDNSGIEYVIIQMQKLADGTGGEIAYWRDIETAKKSITCNLFKEIKIAGKNVLLTENIIDKQGSSEPDWNSFKFDGSSIPQSELKIVSSGGIKSVTFDNSYDKNYLDLTSISSNPLERKTISYEVTLPNVLSGEKRDITEKGSFTYEDAFSGVRTSPIEIPVAFVQASSEADVLVVVDPLRLKEVYDVNEVDSLMNNLKSYCLNNNGVLYNLSVYRLEWESDHGDAYNGIYNLPDLECTENGRWQWNGWPQYASGIMHTLAIDRKVDHVLLVGSDIIIPYHRISSPSSELGYRYTTQGIHDILWSDMPYSDLNGDDWPDISISRLIGTPSIMASTLIQASTQYKTENVTVVSCALGLSETKQVANLLNTSWGFENDSVYRYYEEKDDIADITAGRLTFLNRLDEENTLIYTVCHGNNFRDPGFDIHRFSDHTTFEPYKKIIRADEVLLSETHPFFATIACHGGSTYSDDSPDTNMPLSFLDEGATGYLGSTGGTPYAGNDFFDGFFDILKKNSTGKSVLMAKRKMLFANNDPHHQMVAKEMHLYGIPTYEVYVPNDPPGPCGYELQKTVNGDISMKIFITSYNKQKITTAEGDRELITIPGADTVSRHGEYIVPEIVEVITLPSGLDINNLINQFNYDSEILDNIMLPVANLGSISEIDSGYSGEELNLSELYPIKTVEYEVVNEVNGNKTVVFRIFPLQYNESAHEAYLYKNITFGYSTKTEPPKPLVDLSVAKSASETSLVAGESTTVFTEIRNSGDVDAVNLVITESLPEGFYASLISDNGVYDVSTNCVMWEMDNLSCEGLENFKILNYELHTPLSAGTYKIETAVEYSSESGIVYPDKMKGITLNLVCPVIPDNVPPTITCDLFPANTSAGSTIEIGVNATDNVGVTEVTAGDTQLTKTEDIWQGSIIAPSSVGDYSLSITASDAAGNTAETSVPYHVVLLEGGADIAVSPRASSVVAGNNVSVGIKVKNTQNIDDIFKIRINVDGVPESYWADLSGFGWTETDVQLRAGEERTFPLEVEVPAGTSAGYRLFKVTVDSGTSSVYGFDTGYLIVS